In Pseudomonas fluorescens, the following are encoded in one genomic region:
- the kdpB gene encoding potassium-transporting ATPase subunit KdpB, which translates to MNMPVTKPVLAKALEQPKTAISALWRPALVQAFVKLDPRQLQRAPVMLVVELTAILTTVLCFIPDTAVPTFVAAQIAVWLWFTVLFANFAEALAEGRGKARADSLKAGSEGLSARRKTGNGSFQVVPAANLRKGDVVRVEAGEMIPGDGEVIEGIAAVNEAAITGESAPVIRESGGDRSAVTGNTRLVSDWLLVKITANPGESTLDRMIALVEGAKRQKTPNEVALDILLIGLTLIFLLVVVTLQPFAHFANGSLPLVFLVALLVTLIPTTIGGLLSAIGIAGMDRLVRLNVIAKSGRAVEAAGDVHVLLLDKTGTITFGNRRCSAVYAAPGVTAGELAEGALLASLADDTAEGKSIVEYLRGTHPQPEPAAEVLTAVPFSAETRLSGVDYQGRVYRKGAVDSLLAFVGLKRADLAAPLSREIDKIAQSGGTPLLVCADGKLLGAIHLKDVVKPGIRERFAELRKLGIRTVMVTGDNPLTAAAIAAEAGVDDVLAEATPEKKLARIRHEQNDGRLVAMCGDGANDAPALAQADVGMAMNDGTQAAREAANMVDLDSDPTKLLDVVQIGKELLVTRGALTTFSIANDVAKYFAILPALFAAIYPQLGVLNVMHLSSPQSAILSAIVFNALIIVVLIPLALRGVRVHAASAAALLRRNLLIYGLGGILVPFVGIKAIDMLLTALHLV; encoded by the coding sequence ATGAATATGCCCGTAACAAAACCGGTCCTCGCCAAGGCGCTGGAACAACCGAAAACCGCGATCTCGGCCCTGTGGCGTCCGGCGCTGGTGCAAGCCTTCGTCAAGCTCGACCCACGGCAATTGCAGCGTGCTCCGGTGATGCTGGTGGTCGAACTGACGGCGATCCTGACCACCGTGTTGTGCTTCATTCCCGACACGGCGGTGCCGACTTTCGTCGCCGCGCAAATCGCGGTGTGGCTGTGGTTCACCGTGCTGTTTGCCAACTTCGCCGAAGCCTTGGCCGAAGGTCGTGGCAAGGCCCGCGCCGACAGCCTCAAGGCCGGCAGCGAAGGCCTCAGCGCCCGGCGCAAAACCGGCAACGGCAGCTTTCAGGTGGTGCCCGCCGCCAACCTGCGCAAAGGCGATGTGGTGCGCGTCGAAGCGGGGGAGATGATCCCCGGTGACGGTGAGGTGATCGAAGGCATCGCGGCGGTCAACGAAGCGGCGATTACCGGTGAATCGGCGCCGGTGATTCGCGAGTCCGGTGGCGACCGTTCGGCCGTTACCGGCAACACACGGCTGGTGTCTGACTGGCTGCTGGTGAAGATCACCGCCAATCCCGGCGAGTCGACGCTGGACCGCATGATTGCTCTGGTCGAAGGCGCCAAACGGCAGAAAACTCCGAACGAAGTGGCGCTCGATATCCTGCTGATCGGCCTGACCCTGATCTTCCTGCTGGTCGTGGTGACCCTGCAACCATTCGCCCACTTCGCCAATGGCAGCCTGCCGCTGGTGTTCCTTGTGGCGCTGTTGGTCACGTTGATTCCGACCACCATCGGCGGTTTGCTGTCGGCCATCGGTATCGCCGGGATGGATCGCCTGGTGCGCCTGAACGTGATCGCCAAATCCGGTCGTGCGGTGGAAGCGGCGGGGGACGTGCATGTTCTGCTGCTGGACAAGACCGGCACCATCACCTTCGGTAACCGTCGTTGCTCGGCGGTGTATGCCGCGCCTGGCGTGACAGCCGGAGAACTGGCCGAGGGCGCATTGCTGGCTTCGCTGGCCGACGACACTGCGGAAGGCAAGTCGATCGTCGAGTACCTGCGTGGCACTCATCCGCAACCGGAACCGGCCGCTGAGGTGCTGACAGCTGTGCCATTCAGTGCCGAAACCCGCTTGTCCGGTGTCGACTATCAAGGGCGCGTGTACCGCAAAGGCGCGGTGGATTCGTTGCTGGCGTTCGTGGGCCTCAAGCGCGCTGATCTGGCTGCACCGTTGTCCCGTGAAATCGACAAGATCGCCCAAAGCGGTGGCACCCCGTTGCTGGTGTGTGCCGACGGCAAGTTGCTCGGTGCGATCCACCTCAAGGACGTGGTCAAGCCCGGTATCCGCGAGCGTTTCGCCGAGCTGCGCAAGCTGGGGATCCGCACCGTCATGGTCACCGGCGACAACCCGTTGACCGCCGCTGCCATCGCCGCTGAAGCGGGGGTGGACGATGTGCTGGCCGAAGCCACGCCGGAGAAAAAACTGGCGCGCATTCGTCACGAGCAAAACGACGGTCGTCTGGTCGCCATGTGCGGCGACGGCGCCAACGACGCACCGGCCCTGGCCCAGGCGGACGTCGGCATGGCGATGAACGACGGCACGCAAGCGGCCCGTGAAGCGGCCAACATGGTTGACCTCGACAGTGACCCGACCAAGCTGCTGGACGTGGTGCAGATCGGCAAGGAGTTGCTGGTCACCCGCGGTGCGCTGACGACCTTTTCCATCGCCAACGACGTGGCCAAGTACTTCGCGATTCTGCCGGCACTGTTCGCCGCGATCTATCCGCAACTGGGCGTGCTCAACGTGATGCACCTGAGCAGTCCGCAGAGCGCGATTCTCTCGGCGATCGTGTTCAACGCCTTGATCATTGTGGTGCTGATTCCGCTGGCGCTGCGCGGTGTGCGGGTTCATGCGGCGAGTGCGGCGGCGTTGTTGCGGCGCAATCTGCTGATCTACGGTCTGGGCGGGATTCTGGTGCCGTTCGTGGGCATCAAGGCGATCGACATGCTGTTGACGGCGTTGCATCTGGTTTGA